The proteins below are encoded in one region of Elusimicrobiota bacterium:
- the tsaD gene encoding tRNA (adenosine(37)-N6)-threonylcarbamoyltransferase complex transferase subunit TsaD yields the protein MNILGIETSCDETSAAVVKDGRFILTNVVSSQIKIHKKYGGVVPELASRQHLENINVVIEEALRKIKKIDAVSVTKGPGLIGSLLIGTTTAQVVSDILKVPIVGVNHIEGHIFASFIKTDRHRKQESALVPPFIALVVSGGHTDLILVKDMGKYEILGRTRDDAVGEVFDKIAKFMKLGYPGGPIIDRLSKQGNPEKIKFPRPYMHDSWDFSFSGLKTAIINYIFANKIDIKKRNRQILDICASFQQACVDVLVKKTIMASVKYNIKKIVLGGGVSSNSQLRSTFVEKCKAENIKLFIPEIVLCTDNAAMIASAGYFKIKKCGCGEEIKPSANLELENW from the coding sequence ATGAATATTCTTGGGATTGAAACTTCTTGTGATGAAACGTCGGCTGCTGTTGTAAAAGACGGAAGATTTATTTTGACAAATGTTGTATCGTCACAGATAAAGATTCATAAGAAATACGGTGGAGTTGTTCCTGAACTTGCGTCACGGCAGCATCTTGAAAATATAAATGTGGTAATTGAAGAAGCTTTAAGAAAAATAAAAAAGATTGATGCTGTTAGTGTTACGAAAGGTCCGGGACTTATTGGTTCACTGCTTATTGGTACAACAACTGCGCAGGTAGTTTCAGATATATTAAAAGTTCCGATTGTCGGTGTAAATCATATTGAAGGGCATATTTTTGCCAGTTTCATAAAAACAGATAGACATAGAAAGCAGGAATCAGCACTTGTTCCACCGTTCATTGCCCTTGTCGTTTCCGGAGGGCATACTGACTTGATTCTTGTTAAAGATATGGGGAAATATGAAATTTTAGGCAGGACCCGTGATGATGCTGTGGGTGAAGTTTTTGATAAAATTGCAAAATTTATGAAGTTGGGTTACCCTGGAGGACCTATAATAGATAGATTATCAAAACAGGGAAATCCGGAAAAAATAAAATTTCCTAGACCATATATGCATGATTCTTGGGATTTTTCTTTTTCAGGGCTCAAGACTGCAATTATAAATTATATTTTTGCAAATAAAATTGACATAAAAAAACGGAACCGGCAGATTCTTGATATTTGTGCTTCATTTCAGCAGGCGTGTGTTGATGTTCTTGTAAAAAAAACAATTATGGCATCTGTGAAATACAATATTAAAAAAATAGTTTTAGGCGGAGGCGTTTCTTCTAATTCGCAATTACGTTCAACTTTTGTTGAAAAATGCAAGGCAGAGAATATAAAATTATTTATACCTGAAATAGTTTTATGTACAGATAATGCAGCTATGATTGCTTCAGCAGGATATTTTAAAATAAAGAAATGCGGATGTGGAGAAGAAATAAAACCGTCAGCAAATCTTGAATTGGAGAATTGGTGA
- the pilB gene encoding type IV-A pilus assembly ATPase PilB, translating to MAVKNMALKKKLGDLLVDVGIITPQQLQDATEEQKRRGGKLGVILMSLGYITEDVLLAFLGKQCGVSYVSLSEYGQIAEDIVKSVSESVVRHQNLIPIAKENNVLTIAMADPLNVFATDDLRLMTGCEINVVIASEAEIKAAIEKYYGSKASMDDIVKDMEVQGVDANVDIVKEVDAGKDITSLEAEGEDAPVIKIVNLLLSGAVKAKASDIHIEPYEKSLRVRYRIDGVLHEVAAPPKRTQNAIASRLKIMSSLDIAERRLPQDGRIKIKVLNKEVDLRVSVLPTAFGEKIVMRILDASSLCLDLSKLGYEPDTLAVYQKNMNIPYGIVLVTGPTGSGKSTTLYSTLAQLNQPDVNISTIEDPVEYVLEGINQVQARPDIGLTFAAGLKSFLRQDPDIIMVGEIRDTETAEIAINAALTGHLVFSTLHTNDAPGAVTRLNNMGIEPFLTTSTVIMVVAQRLVRVICPDCKESYELPADVLISSAMSRKEVGDAKKIQLFKGRGCDNCSNTGYRGRLACYEVMEITDKIRELILDRASTHVIKQAAVENGMTTLRAAALRKVLAGVTTVEEMMRITFADAE from the coding sequence ATGGCTGTAAAAAACATGGCTTTAAAAAAGAAACTTGGTGACCTCCTGGTGGATGTAGGGATAATTACGCCCCAGCAGCTTCAGGATGCCACCGAAGAACAAAAAAGACGTGGTGGAAAACTTGGTGTTATTCTGATGTCGTTAGGTTATATAACTGAGGATGTTCTTTTAGCGTTTTTAGGTAAACAGTGCGGTGTATCTTATGTTTCACTCTCCGAATATGGTCAAATCGCCGAAGACATTGTAAAATCTGTTTCTGAATCAGTAGTAAGACACCAGAATCTTATTCCGATTGCAAAAGAAAACAATGTACTTACAATTGCAATGGCAGACCCGCTAAATGTTTTTGCAACCGATGATTTACGGCTTATGACCGGCTGTGAAATAAATGTGGTAATTGCCTCTGAAGCAGAGATAAAAGCAGCTATAGAAAAATACTATGGTAGTAAAGCATCAATGGATGACATAGTAAAGGATATGGAAGTTCAGGGTGTTGATGCAAATGTTGATATTGTAAAGGAAGTTGACGCAGGAAAAGATATTACATCACTTGAGGCAGAAGGTGAAGATGCTCCGGTAATAAAAATAGTTAACTTGTTATTATCCGGTGCAGTAAAAGCAAAAGCTTCCGATATACATATTGAACCATATGAAAAATCACTTCGTGTAAGATATAGAATTGACGGTGTGCTGCATGAGGTTGCAGCACCTCCTAAAAGAACACAAAATGCGATAGCATCCCGTTTGAAAATAATGTCAAGTCTTGATATTGCAGAAAGACGGCTTCCTCAGGATGGAAGAATAAAAATAAAAGTTTTGAATAAAGAAGTGGATTTGCGTGTATCGGTTCTTCCGACTGCTTTCGGTGAGAAGATTGTTATGCGTATTTTGGATGCGTCATCGTTGTGTCTTGATTTATCGAAACTCGGTTATGAGCCGGACACGCTTGCCGTTTATCAAAAAAATATGAACATTCCTTATGGAATTGTTCTGGTAACGGGTCCGACAGGTTCAGGTAAATCAACTACTCTTTATTCTACGCTTGCCCAGTTAAATCAGCCGGATGTTAATATATCCACCATCGAGGACCCGGTTGAATATGTTTTGGAAGGAATAAATCAGGTTCAGGCAAGACCGGATATAGGACTTACATTTGCAGCCGGATTAAAATCATTTTTACGTCAGGATCCTGATATCATAATGGTCGGTGAAATTCGTGATACCGAAACTGCAGAAATAGCAATCAATGCTGCATTAACGGGTCATCTTGTTTTCTCGACACTTCACACAAATGACGCGCCCGGTGCTGTTACGCGTCTTAACAATATGGGAATAGAACCGTTTCTAACGACATCAACTGTTATTATGGTGGTAGCACAGCGGTTGGTTCGTGTGATATGTCCGGATTGTAAAGAATCATATGAGCTTCCGGCAGATGTGCTTATTTCGTCCGCTATGTCACGGAAAGAAGTTGGGGATGCCAAAAAAATACAACTTTTTAAAGGCAGAGGTTGTGATAATTGTTCCAATACCGGTTACCGCGGGCGTTTAGCGTGTTATGAAGTAATGGAAATCACTGATAAAATAAGGGAATTAATTTTAGACAGAGCATCTACTCATGTAATCAAACAGGCAGCAGTTGAAAATGGCATGACTACTCTTCGGGCAGCAGCACTAAGGAAAGTTCTTGCGGGTGTAACAACTGTTGAAGAAATGATGAGAATTACTTTTGCAGATGCAGAATAA
- a CDS encoding divergent polysaccharide deacetylase family protein — MKKLWRLLILVIICIIIIFYFRSRPEDLSTLSNQIDIKINKILTDSGVTNEEVVRNLRIEKESKVAKWIEVNKDIKTDTKKIADIVVKVKVGLEEYYGVNTDFDGKNNLLLILKNGIILNKILFLPAKPVKLKAAILIDDIGYKKDELESFLKLNIPLTYSILPYERYSAYLVSELKKNNQEYFLHQPMEPERYPTVNPGKAAILLNMSAKEIENMVLRNLKNVEGVTGVNNHMGSAFTQDKSKITEFLNVIKQKNLIFVDSSTSNKSVAYKVAVNMNIISRRNEVFLDNEDNLEYILKQLYLLKKKVEKNDGCVAIGHIHTKNLPLALYKVIPEFKKAGISFLTVSEYVKNEGTVK; from the coding sequence GTAATTATATGTATTATAATTATATTCTATTTCCGTAGTAGACCGGAAGATCTTTCTACATTGTCAAACCAAATTGACATTAAAATTAACAAAATATTAACAGATTCCGGGGTAACTAACGAAGAAGTAGTACGGAATCTCCGTATTGAAAAAGAATCAAAAGTCGCAAAGTGGATTGAAGTTAATAAAGATATAAAAACTGATACAAAAAAGATAGCTGATATAGTTGTAAAAGTGAAAGTTGGGCTTGAAGAATATTATGGTGTAAATACTGATTTCGACGGGAAAAATAATTTACTTTTGATTTTAAAAAACGGGATTATTTTAAATAAGATTTTATTTTTGCCGGCTAAACCTGTAAAATTAAAAGCAGCAATTTTAATTGATGATATAGGATATAAAAAAGATGAGTTAGAAAGCTTTTTAAAGTTGAATATTCCTCTTACATACAGTATTCTTCCTTATGAAAGATATTCTGCTTATCTTGTTAGCGAGTTGAAAAAAAACAATCAGGAATATTTTTTGCATCAGCCGATGGAACCCGAAAGATACCCAACTGTAAATCCCGGCAAGGCAGCAATTTTACTGAATATGTCTGCTAAAGAAATAGAAAATATGGTATTAAGAAATCTTAAAAATGTTGAAGGTGTAACAGGCGTAAATAATCATATGGGAAGTGCTTTTACACAAGATAAAAGTAAAATTACAGAATTTTTGAACGTTATAAAACAAAAAAATCTTATTTTTGTCGATTCAAGTACGTCAAATAAATCTGTCGCATATAAAGTTGCTGTTAATATGAATATAATCTCACGAAGAAACGAGGTTTTTTTGGATAACGAGGACAATCTCGAATACATTTTAAAACAACTTTATTTACTAAAGAAAAAAGTAGAGAAAAATGACGGATGTGTAGCAATAGGACACATACATACAAAAAATCTTCCGTTAGCACTTTATAAAGTTATTCCTGAATTTAAAAAAGCAGGTATTTCTTTTTTAACTGTTTCGGAATATGTTAAGAACGAGGGAACCGTTAAATAA
- the larB gene encoding nickel pincer cofactor biosynthesis protein LarB, with amino-acid sequence MKCDFMLDTERFHRQGFPEAVYSLGKTEEQIVKIINKLVKSRNPLIVTKIEKKLALKIKKKFAKNNLKYYEKAKILAVNPVKISGNGYIAVITAGTSDVSVAEESAVVAELLGNRVERIYDVGVAGIHRLFKHEKIIIEASCVVVCAGMEGALSSVVGGLVSKVVIGVPTSTGYGTGKGGYSALLTMLNSCSPNVCVVNIDNGFGAGIIANIINKMRNC; translated from the coding sequence ATGAAATGTGATTTTATGCTGGATACTGAACGATTTCACAGGCAGGGTTTTCCTGAAGCAGTTTATTCGCTGGGGAAGACAGAAGAACAGATTGTGAAAATTATAAATAAACTTGTAAAAAGCCGGAACCCTTTAATAGTGACAAAGATTGAAAAAAAATTGGCTTTGAAAATAAAGAAAAAGTTTGCAAAAAATAATCTTAAATATTATGAAAAAGCGAAGATTTTAGCAGTAAACCCGGTAAAAATATCCGGTAACGGTTATATTGCAGTGATAACAGCGGGAACATCAGATGTTTCTGTTGCAGAAGAGTCTGCTGTGGTTGCTGAATTGCTTGGCAATAGGGTTGAAAGGATATACGATGTTGGTGTTGCAGGAATTCACCGGCTTTTCAAACATGAAAAAATAATAATAGAAGCATCTTGTGTTGTTGTATGCGCCGGAATGGAAGGTGCTTTATCTTCAGTTGTAGGCGGTCTTGTATCAAAAGTTGTTATAGGTGTTCCGACATCTACCGGTTATGGCACAGGTAAAGGCGGTTATTCTGCACTTTTAACAATGTTAAATTCCTGTTCTCCTAACGTTTGCGTTGTTAATATAGATAATGGTTTTGGAGCGGGGATTATTGCAAATATTATAAATAAAATGAGAAATTGTTGA
- the larC gene encoding nickel pincer cofactor biosynthesis protein LarC, with protein sequence MKIAYFNCSSGISGDMILSSLVDAGVNEKHLISLLRKIPIAKYSMKFSNIQKNGVHAKFLHLTGGEQIREFSKVKKIIKNSKIPENIKQQGLKIYSKLAYAESKVHSTLIDSVHFHQIAEVDTIIDIFGTAIGLEALKIEKVYSSPLNLGVPAPATIEIIKGIPVYSTSTINELVTPTGAAIISVLAEKYGPIPEMRILQTGTGAGQLDFEKPNVLRIYIGESEKKYFSDDKKIVLETNIDDMDARIFPYVQNKLLQNGACDVWFSNIYSKKGRPGIILSAITTEENELKIADIIFSETTTLGIRRVPVSRWILKRKKEGVYKIAKLKYLEKKTVEYDEAVKIATKKNIPLLRIL encoded by the coding sequence ATGAAAATAGCATATTTTAATTGTTCGTCCGGAATTTCAGGTGATATGATTTTATCATCTCTTGTTGATGCAGGGGTTAATGAAAAACATCTTATAAGCCTGTTAAGAAAAATACCAATTGCTAAATATTCCATGAAGTTTTCCAATATTCAAAAAAATGGAGTTCATGCAAAGTTTTTACACTTGACCGGTGGTGAACAGATAAGAGAGTTTTCAAAAGTTAAAAAGATAATAAAAAATTCAAAAATTCCTGAAAATATCAAACAACAAGGTTTAAAAATCTACTCAAAACTTGCCTATGCAGAGTCAAAAGTACATTCAACGTTAATTGATTCTGTTCACTTTCATCAGATTGCAGAAGTAGATACGATTATTGATATTTTTGGCACAGCTATCGGATTAGAAGCGTTAAAAATAGAAAAAGTTTATTCATCACCGTTGAACCTGGGAGTGCCTGCGCCTGCGACAATTGAAATTATAAAAGGGATTCCTGTATATTCAACAAGTACGATAAATGAGCTTGTAACACCAACAGGTGCTGCGATTATTTCAGTATTAGCTGAAAAATATGGACCAATACCGGAAATGAGAATATTGCAAACGGGCACGGGAGCGGGACAATTGGATTTTGAAAAGCCCAATGTTTTAAGAATTTACATAGGTGAATCTGAAAAAAAGTACTTTTCGGATGATAAAAAAATAGTTCTTGAAACTAATATTGACGATATGGATGCCCGTATTTTTCCATATGTTCAGAATAAGCTTTTGCAAAACGGTGCATGTGATGTATGGTTTTCAAATATCTATTCAAAAAAGGGCCGTCCGGGAATAATATTATCCGCAATTACAACAGAAGAAAATGAATTAAAAATTGCCGATATTATTTTTTCTGAAACGACAACATTAGGCATTAGAAGAGTTCCGGTATCGCGTTGGATATTAAAAAGAAAGAAAGAAGGTGTTTATAAAATTGCAAAATTGAAATATTTAGAGAAAAAAACCGTAGAATATGATGAAGCAGTGAAAATAGCAACCAAAAAAAATATTCCATTATTGAGGATTCTGTAA